From bacterium, the proteins below share one genomic window:
- a CDS encoding DUF72 domain-containing protein produces MGIYIGTSGYFFPDWSKTFYPKGLSQRLWLRYYVMHFPALELNSTFYAIPPQERIEKLVSQLPDDFVLTVKIPRSITHEESTKKELSNYISELENAIAPAKDKKVFKGFLAQFPVSFRFSRKNFEKLKAIVEALTRPLFVEFRNSSWKNEETMDFLKENDVGWVIPDVPALPELTRPEPLVTTEVAYLRLHGRNAKNWYGSGDRYDYFYSDEELGEIAELVRLISSWTKDTYVFFNNCHMGQAAINAKKFAKMFGQQFPQGDLFE; encoded by the coding sequence ATGGGAATATACATTGGAACATCAGGTTATTTTTTCCCTGATTGGAGCAAAACATTTTATCCTAAAGGACTTTCCCAAAGGCTTTGGCTGAGATACTATGTTATGCACTTCCCAGCTCTTGAGCTTAACTCGACATTTTACGCAATCCCGCCTCAGGAGAGGATTGAGAAGCTCGTTTCCCAGCTTCCTGATGATTTCGTCCTTACAGTGAAAATTCCGCGTTCTATAACTCATGAGGAATCCACTAAAAAGGAACTCTCAAATTACATTTCGGAGTTAGAAAATGCTATAGCGCCTGCAAAAGATAAAAAGGTTTTTAAAGGGTTTCTCGCGCAATTTCCGGTATCTTTTAGGTTCAGTAGAAAGAATTTCGAGAAGTTGAAGGCAATAGTAGAGGCGCTTACCAGACCACTTTTCGTTGAGTTCAGAAACTCTTCGTGGAAAAATGAGGAAACTATGGACTTTCTTAAAGAAAACGATGTAGGTTGGGTTATTCCTGATGTGCCAGCTCTTCCTGAATTGACTCGCCCTGAACCTTTGGTCACAACTGAGGTTGCATACTTACGATTGCATGGTCGCAATGCCAAGAATTGGTATGGTAGTGGGGATCGGTATGACTATTTCTATTCTGATGAAGAATTGGGGGAGATAGCCGAGCTTGTAAGGCTTATATCGAGCTGGACCAAGGACACATATGTGTTTTTTAATAACTGCCACATGGGGCAGGCGGCGATAAATGCGAAAAAGTTCGCAAAAATGTTCGGTCAGCAGTTTCCACAGGGAGATTTATTTGAATAA
- a CDS encoding glycosyltransferase — translation MAQSSRKLLFISYFFPPSGGISSLRAMLFARFLRRSGWMVKVLTCGNKLPWRVIDESLMKLVEEIDVIKLKTNIIDGYYSKNYMFHKKVLVGISSVLNLDPMHFWVKEVSRHIKGVLTNFSPDLVLITIPPFSSALLVEHIKRLSSQIPVILDFRDLFWLFLPYGSIFRKLANLVQLRLAKSIFRRITPMFDGFIVPDSSFVETVKAYSQAPIKVIPTPYDPDEFRDLPKANFTEHFTIVHAGSFHRYNNPRFLRRVFSILPDSILQNTKLLLVGNVNYRVRKVFHNISGVKLFDHLPRKDALGLLVSSDANLVFVTVPASKGGKQIVPGKVFDYIGAGKPIIAFAPEGGALLKLVKENEFGAAAPIEDPEKAAKAIAELYENWRKGGKQISSDKRKDFSVNAIIPKLSDFLGNFI, via the coding sequence TAACTTGTGGCAATAAGTTGCCATGGCGCGTAATAGATGAATCACTTATGAAATTAGTTGAGGAAATAGATGTGATAAAATTAAAAACCAACATAATAGATGGTTATTATTCTAAAAATTACATGTTTCATAAAAAAGTCTTGGTTGGAATAAGTTCAGTGTTAAACCTCGATCCAATGCATTTCTGGGTCAAAGAGGTTTCGAGACATATCAAGGGCGTATTAACTAATTTTTCACCTGATTTAGTGTTGATCACCATTCCACCATTCAGTTCCGCATTGTTGGTGGAGCACATTAAGCGTCTGTCTTCTCAAATTCCGGTTATTCTTGATTTCCGCGACCTTTTCTGGCTATTTCTCCCTTACGGCTCTATTTTCAGAAAATTAGCGAATTTAGTGCAGCTCAGACTGGCTAAATCGATATTTCGAAGGATAACCCCTATGTTCGACGGGTTTATCGTTCCTGATAGCTCGTTCGTTGAGACTGTAAAAGCTTATTCACAAGCCCCAATTAAGGTTATACCGACACCCTATGACCCCGATGAGTTCAGAGATTTACCGAAAGCAAACTTTACCGAACATTTCACGATAGTTCACGCAGGAAGTTTTCATAGATATAATAACCCAAGATTTTTACGCCGTGTTTTTAGTATTTTACCTGATTCGATACTGCAGAATACTAAACTTTTGCTTGTAGGTAATGTGAATTATCGTGTCAGAAAGGTTTTTCATAACATTTCAGGGGTTAAGTTATTCGACCATCTTCCTCGCAAAGATGCCTTAGGATTACTGGTTTCTTCTGATGCGAACCTCGTTTTTGTTACGGTGCCAGCGAGTAAAGGTGGGAAACAGATTGTTCCGGGGAAAGTTTTCGATTACATTGGTGCTGGTAAACCTATAATAGCGTTCGCGCCTGAAGGGGGTGCGCTTTTGAAGCTGGTTAAGGAAAATGAGTTTGGAGCCGCCGCACCAATAGAAGACCCTGAAAAAGCAGCCAAAGCAATTGCTGAACTTTACGAAAACTGGCGAAAAGGTGGGAAACAGATTAGCTCGGACAAAAGAAAAGATTTTTCGGTAAATGCGATAATACCAAAGTTATCAGATTTTCTTGGCAATTTTATTTAA